The following coding sequences are from one Streptococcus sp. NPS 308 window:
- a CDS encoding ATP-binding cassette domain-containing protein, with product MHYGHSRKGNNMIKINHLTITQNKDLRDLVSNLTMTIQEGEKVAIIGEEGNGKSTLLRALMGEALPDFTIKGDIQSDLQSLAYIPQKLPEELKNRTLHDYFFLDSADLDYSILYRLAEELHFDSDRFASDQEIGSLSGGEALKIQLIHELAKPFEILFLDEPSNDLDLETVDWLKSQIQKMRQTVIFISHDEDFLSQTADTIVHLRLVKHRKEAETLVEHLDYNLYSEQRKANFARQSQQAANDQRAYDKTMEKHRRVKQNVETALRNTKNDVAGRLLAKKMKTVLSQEKRFEKAAQSMTQKPLEEEQIQLFFSDIQPLPASKVLIQLEKENLSIGQRILAQELQLTVRGQDKIGIIGPNGVGKSTLLCKLQQLLSDKREISLGFMPQDYHKKLELDLSPVAYLSQTGEKEELQKIQSHLASLNFSYPEMHHQIHSLSGGQQGKLLLLDLVLRKPNFLLLDEPTRNFSPTSQPEIRKLFASYPGGLITVSHDRRFLKEVCTSIYRLTENGLEVVDLQDF from the coding sequence ATGCACTATGGACATTCTAGAAAGGGCAACAATATGATAAAAATCAATCATCTGACCATCACACAAAACAAAGATCTACGAGATCTTGTATCTAACCTAACCATGACTATCCAAGAAGGAGAAAAGGTTGCTATTATTGGTGAAGAAGGAAATGGTAAATCGACTTTACTACGAGCTTTAATGGGGGAAGCATTACCTGATTTTACTATCAAGGGCGACATTCAGTCTGACCTTCAATCACTGGCCTACATTCCTCAAAAGTTACCTGAGGAGCTAAAAAATAGAACTCTACATGACTACTTCTTTTTGGATTCTGCTGATTTAGACTACAGCATTCTTTATCGTTTGGCGGAGGAGTTGCACTTTGATAGCGACCGTTTTGCTAGCGACCAAGAAATTGGCAGTCTGTCAGGTGGCGAAGCTTTGAAAATTCAGCTCATCCATGAGTTGGCAAAACCCTTTGAGATTCTATTTTTAGATGAACCTTCAAATGACCTGGATCTTGAGACAGTTGATTGGCTAAAAAGTCAGATACAAAAGATGAGGCAAACCGTTATTTTCATTTCCCATGATGAAGACTTTCTTTCTCAGACGGCAGATACTATTGTTCACTTGCGACTAGTCAAGCACCGGAAAGAAGCGGAAACACTAGTCGAGCATTTAGACTATAATCTCTATAGTGAACAAAGAAAGGCTAATTTTGCCAGACAAAGCCAGCAAGCTGCTAACGACCAGAGAGCCTATGACAAAACCATGGAAAAACATCGCCGAGTTAAGCAAAATGTAGAAACTGCCTTGCGTAACACTAAAAACGATGTTGCTGGGCGCTTACTGGCTAAAAAGATGAAAACTGTTCTCTCTCAAGAAAAACGCTTTGAAAAAGCAGCTCAGTCCATGACACAAAAGCCACTTGAAGAAGAGCAAATCCAACTTTTCTTTTCAGACATCCAACCATTACCGGCTTCTAAAGTCTTAATCCAACTGGAAAAGGAAAATTTGTCCATTGGCCAGCGCATTTTAGCTCAGGAGTTACAACTAACGGTCCGTGGCCAAGATAAAATCGGTATCATAGGGCCTAATGGTGTTGGAAAATCGACTTTGTTATGCAAGTTACAACAACTCCTAAGCGACAAAAGAGAAATTTCTCTTGGTTTTATGCCACAAGATTACCATAAAAAACTGGAATTGGATCTATCTCCAGTAGCCTATCTCAGCCAAACTGGGGAAAAAGAGGAATTACAGAAAATCCAATCTCACTTAGCCAGTCTCAATTTCAGTTATCCAGAGATGCACCACCAGATTCATTCTTTATCTGGTGGTCAACAAGGTAAACTCCTACTTTTAGATTTAGTCTTGCGCAAACCAAACTTTCTCCTTCTGGATGAGCCTACACGTAATTTTTCTCCCACTTCTCAACCCGAAATCAGAAAACTCTTTGCCTCCTATCCCGGCGGTCTGATCACTGTTTCACATGACAGACGCTTCTTAAAAGAGGTCTGTACGAGTATCTATCGTTTAACAGAAAATGGTTTGGAAGTTGTTGATTTACAAGATTTTTAG
- a CDS encoding CPBP family intramembrane glutamic endopeptidase: MMYKRWMTFFLILIFMPIHLSIAEKIMRENSLTLSILFTLVELALFLYVGKKYDLFHIRKICLKDILKCFLSYALLFLFYILVNFLGPTQSDTTQAVQSFSLSWSVLFVDLCVLAPVTEEIFMRGMLQGIVFKNTYFGLFATSLLFAYLHGPYTIPSFITYLGMGFAFGIRYKTSDNLWNSILLHVLNNLVAFCFLYMR; encoded by the coding sequence ATGATGTATAAGCGCTGGATGACGTTTTTCTTGATTTTGATTTTTATGCCGATTCATTTGAGTATAGCAGAGAAAATCATGCGAGAAAATTCATTAACGTTATCAATCCTTTTTACACTTGTTGAACTTGCATTATTTTTATATGTAGGAAAAAAGTATGACTTGTTTCACATTCGGAAAATCTGCCTAAAAGATATTTTAAAATGTTTTCTATCATACGCCTTGCTTTTCCTGTTTTATATTTTGGTCAATTTTTTAGGCCCTACCCAATCAGACACAACTCAAGCTGTGCAAAGTTTTTCACTTTCATGGTCTGTACTTTTTGTGGATCTCTGTGTTTTGGCACCTGTCACGGAAGAAATCTTTATGCGAGGTATGTTACAGGGGATAGTATTTAAGAATACATATTTTGGATTGTTTGCTACATCGCTTCTTTTTGCTTATCTGCATGGTCCCTATACTATTCCTAGCTTTATCACCTATTTAGGTATGGGATTTGCATTTGGGATAAGGTACAAGACTTCTGACAACCTATGGAATTCCATTCTTTTGCATGTCCTCAATAATCTGGTTGCGTTTTGCTTTTTGTATATGAGATAA
- the htpX gene encoding zinc metalloprotease HtpX, which produces MLFDQISSNKRKTWILLLVFFLLLTLVGYAVGYLFMRSGLGGMIIALIIGFVYALTMIFQSTEIVMSMNGAREVDEQTAPDLYHVVEDMAMVAQIPMPRVFIIEDSSLNAFATGSNPQNAAVAATSGLLAIMNREELEAVMGHEVSHIRNYDIRISTIAVALASAITLLSSMAGRMMWWGGAGRRRSDNDRDGNGLEIIMLVISLLAIVLAPLAATLVQLAISRQREFLADASSVELTRNPQGMINALRKLDNSEPMHHHIDDASSALYINDPKKGGGLQKLFYTHPPISERIERLKQM; this is translated from the coding sequence ATGTTGTTTGATCAAATTTCGAGTAATAAACGAAAAACTTGGATTTTATTGCTGGTTTTCTTCCTACTCTTGACCTTGGTTGGTTATGCGGTTGGTTATCTCTTCATGCGCTCAGGTCTTGGGGGTATGATCATAGCCCTAATCATCGGTTTTGTCTATGCCTTGACCATGATCTTTCAATCAACAGAGATTGTCATGTCTATGAATGGGGCGCGTGAGGTTGATGAGCAAACAGCACCAGACCTCTACCATGTAGTGGAAGATATGGCCATGGTTGCTCAGATTCCCATGCCACGTGTTTTCATCATTGAGGATTCTTCTTTAAATGCCTTTGCAACAGGTTCTAATCCGCAGAATGCGGCAGTTGCGGCCACTTCGGGTCTTCTAGCCATCATGAACCGTGAGGAGCTAGAAGCGGTCATGGGTCATGAAGTCAGTCACATTCGGAACTACGATATCCGCATTTCGACCATTGCTGTTGCACTTGCTAGTGCTATTACACTGCTATCTAGTATGGCTGGTCGGATGATGTGGTGGGGTGGCGCAGGCCGCAGACGGAGTGATAATGATCGCGATGGAAATGGTCTAGAGATTATCATGCTTGTTATCTCTCTCTTAGCCATTGTTCTAGCACCACTTGCAGCAACCTTGGTACAACTAGCTATCTCTCGTCAGCGAGAATTTCTAGCGGATGCATCCAGTGTGGAGCTGACCCGCAATCCTCAAGGGATGATCAATGCCTTGCGCAAGTTGGACAATAGCGAGCCAATGCATCACCACATCGACGATGCTAGCAGCGCTCTTTATATCAATGATCCCAAGAAAGGTGGCGGACTACAAAAACTCTTTTACACCCACCCACCTATCTCAGAACGAATTGAGCGTTTGAAACAGATGTAA
- a CDS encoding LemA family protein, with protein MTWIILGVLALIVIFVIVSYNGLVKNRMQTKEAWSQIDVQLKRRNDLLPNLIETVKGYAKYEGSTLEKVTELRRQVAAATSPAEAMKASDALTRQISGIFAVAENYPDLKASANFIKLQEELTNTENKISYSRQLYNSVVSNYNVKLESFPSNIIAGLFGFKAADFLQTPEEEKAVPKVDFSGLGD; from the coding sequence ATGACTTGGATTATTCTTGGAGTTTTGGCTCTGATTGTTATTTTTGTGATTGTTAGCTATAACGGTTTGGTGAAAAATCGTATGCAGACCAAGGAGGCTTGGAGCCAGATAGATGTTCAGTTGAAGCGTCGTAATGATCTCCTTCCAAACTTGATTGAAACAGTCAAAGGCTATGCCAAATATGAAGGTTCTACCTTGGAAAAGGTGACAGAACTTCGTAGACAAGTAGCCGCAGCAACTTCACCAGCTGAAGCGATGAAGGCCAGTGATGCCCTTACCCGCCAGATTTCTGGTATCTTTGCAGTAGCAGAGAATTACCCAGACTTGAAAGCTAGTGCTAACTTTATCAAATTGCAAGAAGAGTTGACCAATACAGAAAATAAAATTTCTTACTCACGCCAACTCTACAACAGTGTTGTCAGCAACTACAATGTAAAACTTGAAAGCTTCCCAAGTAACATCATCGCAGGACTATTTGGATTTAAAGCTGCAGACTTCCTTCAAACACCTGAAGAGGAAAAGGCAGTTCCTAAAGTTGACTTTAGCGGTTTAGGTGACTAA
- the rsmG gene encoding 16S rRNA (guanine(527)-N(7))-methyltransferase RsmG — protein sequence MKPETFYSLLVEQNLPLSDQQKNQFERYFELLVEWNEKINLTAITDKEEVYLKHFYDSIAPILQGLISNETIKLLDIGAGAGFPSLPMKILYPQLDVTIIDSLNKRINFLQLLAQELNLDGVHFYHGRAEDFAQDKNFRAQFDMVTARAVARMQVLSELTIPYLKVGGKLLALKASNAPEELLEAKNALNLLFSKVEDNLSYALPNGDPRYITVVEKKKETPNKYPRKAGMPNKRPL from the coding sequence ATGAAACCAGAAACATTTTACAGCTTGCTCGTCGAGCAAAATCTTCCACTTTCTGACCAGCAAAAGAACCAATTTGAACGCTATTTTGAACTCTTGGTCGAGTGGAATGAAAAGATTAACCTGACCGCTATTACAGACAAAGAAGAAGTCTACCTCAAACACTTTTATGATTCTATTGCACCCATCCTACAAGGCTTGATTTCAAATGAAACTATCAAACTTCTTGATATCGGGGCTGGGGCAGGATTTCCTAGTCTTCCTATGAAAATCCTCTATCCTCAGTTAGATGTAACCATCATTGATTCGCTAAATAAACGCATCAACTTCCTCCAACTATTGGCCCAAGAGCTGAATTTGGACGGAGTTCACTTCTACCATGGACGTGCAGAAGACTTTGCCCAAGACAAGAACTTCCGTGCCCAGTTTGATATGGTGACAGCTCGTGCTGTTGCCCGTATGCAAGTCTTATCTGAATTGACCATTCCCTATCTTAAAGTTGGTGGAAAACTCTTGGCACTCAAGGCCAGCAATGCTCCCGAAGAATTGCTAGAAGCCAAGAATGCCCTCAATCTCCTCTTTAGCAAGGTTGAGGATAATCTCAGCTACGCCCTACCAAATGGAGATCCACGATACATCACTGTGGTAGAAAAGAAAAAAGAAACCCCAAACAAATATCCACGTAAGGCTGGCATGCCCAATAAACGCCCGCTTTAA
- a CDS encoding uracil-xanthine permease family protein gives MKQESTVDLLLDVDQRPSAGKGILLSFQHVFAMFGATILVPLILGMPVSVALFASGVGTLIYMVSTGFKVPVYLGSSFAFITAMSLAMKEMGGDVSAAQTGVILTGLIYVIVATSVRFAGTKWIDKLLPPIVIGPMIIVIGLGLAGSAVTNAGLVADGNWKNALVAVVTFLIAAFINTKGKGFLRIIPFLFAIIGGYIFAVLLGLVDFTPVLQANWFEIPGFYLPFNTGGAFKEYNLYFGPETIAILPIAIVTISEHIGDHTVLSQICGRQFLKEPGLHRTLLGDGIATSVSAFLGGPANTTYGENTGVIGMTRIASVSVIRNAAFIAIALSFLGKFTALISTIPNAVLGGMSILLYGVIASNGLKVLIKERVDFSQMRNLIIASAMLVLGLGGAILKLGPVTLSGTALSAMTGIILNLILPYENKD, from the coding sequence ATGAAACAAGAATCAACTGTTGATTTGTTACTAGACGTTGATCAACGTCCTTCAGCTGGGAAAGGTATCCTCCTCAGCTTCCAGCACGTTTTTGCTATGTTTGGAGCGACCATCCTAGTTCCTTTGATTTTGGGAATGCCTGTATCCGTTGCCCTCTTTGCATCTGGTGTCGGAACCCTGATTTATATGGTTTCAACTGGCTTTAAAGTTCCGGTTTATCTCGGTTCTTCTTTTGCCTTCATCACTGCAATGTCTCTTGCTATGAAGGAAATGGGTGGCGACGTCTCTGCTGCTCAAACAGGGGTTATTCTAACTGGTTTGATTTATGTCATTGTCGCAACAAGTGTCCGCTTTGCTGGTACGAAATGGATTGACAAGCTCTTGCCTCCTATCGTTATCGGACCTATGATTATCGTAATTGGTCTTGGTCTTGCAGGTTCAGCTGTAACAAATGCTGGTCTTGTTGCTGATGGCAACTGGAAAAATGCTCTTGTAGCTGTGGTTACCTTCCTCATTGCTGCCTTCATCAATACAAAAGGAAAAGGGTTCCTTCGTATCATTCCTTTCCTCTTTGCCATTATCGGTGGATATATCTTCGCAGTTCTTCTTGGTCTTGTTGATTTTACTCCAGTCCTTCAAGCCAATTGGTTTGAAATTCCTGGTTTCTACTTGCCATTTAATACAGGTGGTGCCTTTAAAGAGTACAACTTATACTTCGGTCCTGAAACAATCGCAATCTTGCCTATCGCTATCGTAACCATCTCTGAACACATTGGAGACCATACCGTCTTGAGCCAAATCTGTGGCCGTCAATTCTTAAAAGAACCAGGACTTCACCGCACGCTTCTTGGTGACGGTATCGCGACATCTGTATCTGCCTTCCTCGGTGGACCAGCCAATACGACTTACGGTGAGAACACTGGAGTTATCGGTATGACTCGTATCGCTTCTGTTTCCGTTATCCGAAACGCTGCATTTATCGCAATTGCTCTTAGCTTCCTTGGCAAATTTACTGCCTTGATCTCAACCATTCCAAATGCTGTGCTTGGTGGCATGTCCATCCTTCTCTACGGAGTTATTGCCAGCAACGGTTTGAAAGTTTTGATTAAGGAACGCGTTGACTTCAGTCAAATGCGTAACCTCATCATTGCTAGTGCCATGTTAGTACTTGGACTTGGTGGAGCCATCCTTAAACTCGGTCCAGTAACCCTTTCAGGTACTGCCCTATCAGCGATGACAGGTATCATTTTGAATCTGATCTTGCCATACGAAAACAAAGACTAA
- a CDS encoding DMT family transporter: protein MSKTVKGTLYTVVAGIAWGLSGTSGQYLMAHGISALVLTNLRLIIAGLALIFLTYATSKDKLLAFLKYRKSLFSLLLFALFGLFLNQFAYLSAIQETNAGTATVLQYVCPVGILIYTCIKDKVAPTLAEIISIGLAIGGTFLIATHGELDQLSITPAGLFWGLFSALTYALYIILPIALIKKWGSMLVIGVGMVISGVGAIPFTGVLQASIPTSLDFLFAFAGIIIIGTVFAYTAFLKGASLIGPVKSSLLASIEPISAVFFAFLIMKEQFYAIDFVGMAMILLAVTIISLKDLLLESKHK from the coding sequence ATGTCAAAAACCGTAAAAGGAACTCTGTATACAGTAGTGGCAGGGATTGCTTGGGGCTTGTCTGGAACCAGTGGTCAATACCTGATGGCACACGGGATTTCCGCTCTAGTCTTGACTAATTTACGACTTATCATTGCAGGCTTGGCTCTCATATTTTTAACCTATGCAACTTCAAAGGATAAACTTCTTGCTTTTTTAAAATACAGAAAAAGCCTTTTTTCTCTCTTGTTATTTGCCTTATTTGGACTTTTCTTAAACCAGTTTGCCTATCTTTCTGCCATTCAGGAAACCAATGCTGGAACGGCGACGGTTCTCCAGTATGTTTGTCCTGTTGGAATCTTGATTTATACTTGTATCAAGGACAAGGTAGCACCGACTCTGGCTGAGATTATTTCAATTGGTTTAGCAATTGGAGGAACTTTTCTTATTGCTACGCATGGGGAACTTGACCAGTTGTCGATCACACCTGCGGGTCTTTTTTGGGGACTCTTTTCTGCCTTGACCTACGCCCTCTATATTATCCTTCCTATCGCTTTGATTAAGAAGTGGGGAAGTATGTTGGTGATTGGTGTAGGAATGGTTATTTCTGGTGTCGGGGCTATTCCCTTCACAGGAGTTTTGCAGGCCAGTATACCGACTAGCTTGGATTTTCTCTTTGCATTTGCTGGCATTATCATCATTGGAACAGTATTTGCCTACACAGCTTTTCTAAAAGGAGCTAGTCTAATAGGACCAGTTAAATCCAGTTTATTGGCTTCCATAGAGCCCATTTCAGCTGTTTTCTTTGCCTTTTTAATTATGAAGGAGCAATTCTATGCGATTGATTTTGTTGGTATGGCCATGATTCTGCTTGCAGTGACTATCATTTCTTTGAAAGATTTACTGCTGGAAAGTAAGCATAAATAA
- a CDS encoding serine hydrolase domain-containing protein, producing MKWTKILKKIEDQIEAGVYPGASFAYFKDGEWRESYLGLSDPEKGLKTESGLVYDLASVSKVVGVGTVLTFLWQQGKLDIDRPVADFLAECDYPDITIRQLLTHATDLDPFIPNRDQLDSEELREAMFHLNRRSRPAFLYSDVHFLLLGFLLEKIFNQDLDQIIEEQVLEPWGMKETMFGPVEIAVPTVRGVAAGSIHDPKARLLGKHAGSAGLFSTVKDLQIFLEHYLKDDFAENLSRNYSPLEDKERSLAWNLEEDWLDHTGYTGTFIMWNREKQEAAIFLSNRTYEKDERAQWIVDRNQVMEMIRQEE from the coding sequence ATGAAGTGGACAAAGATTCTAAAAAAAATAGAAGATCAAATCGAGGCAGGGGTCTATCCCGGGGCCTCTTTTGCGTATTTTAAGGACGGAGAATGGAGAGAATCCTACCTAGGCTTGAGTGATCCTGAGAAAGGTTTGAAAACAGAGTCAGGGCTAGTCTATGACTTAGCCAGTGTGAGTAAGGTTGTGGGAGTCGGGACAGTCTTGACCTTCTTGTGGCAACAGGGGAAACTAGACATTGATCGACCAGTGGCGGACTTTTTAGCTGAATGTGATTACCCAGATATCACTATTCGTCAACTCTTGACCCACGCGACAGATCTGGATCCCTTTATTCCCAATAGGGATCAGTTAGACTCTGAGGAATTAAGAGAGGCCATGTTTCATCTAAATAGACGTAGTCGTCCTGCTTTTCTATACTCGGATGTTCACTTTTTACTCCTAGGCTTTCTTTTGGAAAAAATCTTTAACCAAGACTTGGATCAGATTATAGAAGAACAAGTTTTGGAACCATGGGGCATGAAGGAAACAATGTTTGGTCCCGTTGAGATTGCTGTACCAACAGTTAGAGGAGTAGCGGCAGGTAGTATCCACGATCCCAAAGCTCGTCTTTTGGGCAAACATGCTGGGAGTGCTGGTTTATTTTCAACTGTTAAGGATTTGCAAATCTTTCTGGAACATTACTTGAAAGATGATTTTGCTGAAAACCTAAGTCGAAATTACTCTCCCTTAGAGGATAAAGAGCGTTCGCTAGCTTGGAATCTGGAAGAAGACTGGCTGGATCATACGGGCTATACAGGTACCTTCATTATGTGGAATCGGGAGAAGCAGGAAGCGGCTATCTTTCTATCCAACAGAACGTATGAGAAGGATGAGCGTGCCCAGTGGATAGTCGATCGAAATCAAGTGATGGAAATGATTCGTCAAGAGGAGTAG
- a CDS encoding CppA N-terminal domain-containing protein, producing MSVNEIVRIIPTVKVNNRKLNEKFYIETLGMKPLLEESAFLSLGDQTGTERLILEEAPSMRTRRVEGLKKLARLVVKVENPSEIEGILSQMKSLPRLFKGSCGYAFEIVSPEQDVILVHAENHIEDLVLLDTIPEFYSNKSIKYLSQFEVSVELRLPEDRESLLASEVATNAITFTQGKGPDLAVENNVTWDLSMLKFLVKDLELTSLRQKFEGTDYFIPKSEKFFLGKDTNNIELWFEEA from the coding sequence ATGAGTGTGAATGAGATAGTTCGGATCATTCCGACTGTGAAAGTTAATAACCGAAAATTAAATGAAAAATTTTACATTGAAACCCTAGGGATGAAACCCTTGTTAGAAGAGTCTGCCTTTCTCTCCTTGGGAGATCAGACAGGTACGGAGAGATTGATTTTAGAAGAAGCTCCGAGCATGCGAACTCGCAGAGTTGAAGGGCTTAAGAAACTTGCTAGACTCGTGGTAAAAGTTGAGAATCCTTCTGAAATCGAGGGCATTCTTTCACAGATGAAGTCCCTTCCTCGCCTATTTAAAGGAAGCTGTGGTTATGCTTTTGAGATTGTTTCTCCTGAACAGGATGTGATCCTTGTTCATGCGGAAAATCATATTGAAGACTTAGTTCTGCTAGACACGATTCCGGAATTTTATTCAAATAAAAGTATAAAATACTTGAGTCAATTTGAGGTTTCCGTCGAGCTCCGTCTCCCTGAGGACAGGGAGAGTTTACTTGCTTCAGAAGTGGCAACTAATGCCATTACCTTTACTCAAGGGAAAGGTCCAGATTTGGCTGTTGAAAACAATGTTACCTGGGACTTGTCTATGCTGAAATTTTTGGTAAAGGATCTAGAGTTGACTAGTCTTCGTCAGAAATTTGAAGGCACAGACTATTTTATTCCAAAGTCTGAAAAATTCTTCCTTGGTAAAGATACCAATAACATCGAATTATGGTTTGAAGAAGCATGA
- the gla gene encoding aquaglyceroporin Gla — MDFTWAIKYATEFLGTAILIILGNGAVANVELKGTKGHQSGWLVIAVGYGMGVMIPALMFGNVSGNHINPAFTLGLAVSGLFSWDQVPFYILAQVLGAIFGQAMVVATHRPYYLKTENPNNILGTFSTISSLDHGTKESRFAATVNGFLNEFVGSFVLFFAALGLTKNFFGAEVLQYMKQMATQAGQTVDLTEMAVKAQVAPHTAAGLSVAHLALGFLVMALVTSLGGPSGPALNPARDFGPRLLHELLPKSVLGQHKGDSKWWYAWVPVVAPILAAIAAVAVFKLLYL; from the coding sequence ATGGATTTTACATGGGCTATTAAATATGCCACAGAATTCTTGGGAACTGCTATTTTGATCATTCTTGGTAATGGTGCAGTTGCTAACGTTGAACTTAAAGGTACGAAAGGTCACCAAAGTGGCTGGCTCGTTATCGCAGTTGGTTATGGTATGGGGGTTATGATCCCAGCCTTGATGTTCGGTAACGTATCAGGAAACCACATCAACCCAGCTTTCACTCTTGGACTTGCTGTTAGTGGTCTTTTCTCTTGGGATCAAGTACCATTTTACATCCTAGCACAAGTTTTGGGAGCAATCTTCGGTCAAGCTATGGTTGTAGCGACTCACCGTCCTTACTATTTGAAAACAGAAAATCCAAACAACATCTTGGGAACTTTCTCAACTATCTCAAGTTTGGACCATGGAACAAAAGAATCACGTTTTGCAGCTACTGTTAATGGTTTCCTAAATGAGTTTGTAGGTTCATTTGTTCTTTTCTTTGCAGCACTTGGTTTGACTAAAAACTTCTTCGGTGCTGAGGTTCTTCAATACATGAAACAAATGGCTACTCAAGCTGGACAAACTGTTGATTTAACTGAAATGGCAGTGAAAGCTCAAGTAGCTCCACACACAGCTGCTGGACTTTCAGTTGCGCACTTGGCACTTGGTTTCCTAGTGATGGCCTTGGTAACTTCACTCGGTGGACCTTCTGGGCCTGCTTTGAACCCAGCTCGTGACTTTGGACCACGTCTTCTTCACGAACTCCTTCCAAAATCAGTTCTTGGTCAACACAAGGGTGATTCAAAATGGTGGTATGCATGGGTACCAGTTGTAGCTCCAATCTTAGCGGCTATTGCAGCAGTAGCAGTATTCAAACTACTTTATCTATAA
- a CDS encoding ATP-grasp domain-containing protein gives MNYLVISPYYPQNFQQFSIELASKGITVLGIGQEPYEQLDEPLRNSLTEYFRVDNLENIDEVKRAVAFLFYKHGPIDRIESHNEYWLELDARLREQFNVFGAKPEDLKKTKFKSEMKKLFQKAGVPVVPGAVIQTEADVDQAVDTIGLPMIAKPDNGVGAAATFKLETEEDINHFKQAWDHSTVYFFEKFVTSSEICTFDGLVDKDGQIVFSTTFDYAYTPLDLMIYKMDNSYYVLKDMDPKLRKYGEAIVKEFGMRERFFHIEFFRDGDDYIAIEYNNRPAGGFTIDVYNFAHSLDLYRGYAAIVAGEEFPASEFEPQYCLATSRRANANYVYSEEDLLAKYSQQFKVKKIMPVAFAELQGDYLYMLTTPSRQEMEQMIADFGQRQD, from the coding sequence ATGAATTACCTTGTTATTTCTCCCTACTATCCACAAAATTTTCAACAGTTTTCTATCGAACTAGCTAGTAAAGGCATTACAGTCTTGGGAATTGGTCAAGAACCCTACGAGCAACTGGATGAGCCTTTGCGTAATAGTCTAACCGAGTATTTCCGTGTTGACAATCTTGAAAATATAGATGAAGTCAAGCGTGCGGTTGCCTTTCTTTTCTACAAGCATGGTCCTATCGACCGCATTGAGTCCCACAATGAATACTGGCTTGAGCTAGACGCAAGACTCAGAGAACAATTCAATGTCTTTGGTGCCAAACCTGAAGATCTTAAAAAAACCAAGTTTAAGTCTGAGATGAAGAAACTCTTCCAAAAGGCAGGCGTACCTGTTGTACCAGGCGCTGTTATCCAGACAGAAGCAGATGTAGACCAAGCAGTCGATACGATTGGCCTACCAATGATTGCCAAACCTGATAACGGAGTGGGAGCGGCAGCAACCTTTAAGCTTGAAACAGAAGAAGATATAAATCACTTCAAGCAAGCATGGGACCATTCAACCGTGTATTTCTTTGAAAAATTTGTCACTTCTAGTGAAATCTGTACCTTTGACGGACTAGTGGATAAGGATGGTCAGATTGTCTTTTCAACAACCTTTGACTACGCCTATACACCACTTGATCTGATGATTTATAAGATGGACAATTCCTACTATGTCCTCAAGGATATGGATCCCAAACTGCGCAAGTATGGCGAGGCCATAGTCAAGGAATTTGGAATGAGAGAACGCTTTTTCCATATCGAGTTCTTCCGTGACGGGGATGACTACATTGCCATTGAGTACAATAACCGTCCTGCAGGTGGCTTTACCATTGATGTTTATAACTTCGCTCACTCCTTGGATCTCTACCGAGGTTATGCAGCTATTGTCGCAGGAGAAGAGTTCCCAGCATCAGAATTTGAACCTCAATACTGTCTAGCTACATCACGTCGTGCCAATGCCAACTATGTTTATTCAGAAGAGGACCTTCTTGCCAAATACAGCCAGCAATTCAAGGTCAAAAAAATCATGCCAGTAGCCTTTGCAGAGCTACAAGGGGACTATCTTTATATGCTGACCACTCCGAGTCGCCAAGAGATGGAGCAGATGATTGCAGACTTTGGTCAACGTCAAGACTAA